GGGCAGCCGCAATGGGCGGGCATGGGTACGACGGCGGTTGTGTTGCTTTTGGCAGAAAAGGTCGCTTATTGCGCACATGTGGGCGATAGCAGGCTCTATGTGTTTAAAAATCAGACCCTTAGCCGCCTTACCAAAGACCACTCGGTAGTGCAAAGCCTACTCGACCAAAAACGCCTTTCGCCACAGCAAGCCCTCCAACATCCACAGCGTAGCGTCCTGACGCGCGTCTTGGGCGGCGAAGATTATCAGCCTGATATTCAAAACCTTAGCCCTCTTTTACAAAGCATGCAGCAAGGCGATATGTTCCTACTTTGCAGCGACGGACTCACCAACGAACTCTCCGATAGTGAAATTGAAACTGTCTTGCTCAATTTCAATTTAGACCTCAAAACCAAAGCCGAATACCTGCTTGCGGCAGCAAACCGAAAGGGCGGACACGACAATATTTCGCTCATCTTGCTCGAAAAAGTAACGGCATAACCCCTTTTAAAAGATTTAAAATTTCAACCTCTGCTTATCTTTTGTTTTTTTATGATAGATAGAAATACCATCATCACGACCCTAAGCGTCTTTTTGCTGACCATCTTTCTGATTTTTATGTTTTTGGTCAATAAAAAAGATTGGAAAGACCAAGAAAAAAGCCTTACCCAAAGGCTCGATAGCCTGCAACAACTTTCTGATAGCCTGCATTTTATCGTACAAGGAAAGGGAAAGCAAGCCGCCGCCGCACAGGAGCAAATCAAAAATACGCGCTTTGATGCCTACGACGCACAAAATTTCCGCCTCTATGCCCTTTTCAAAGATTTAGACAACAAGTATTCTACTACTACTTTGGCAAAAGATTTTAATATTGAAAATGAAAGTGCAATTAAAAGTAGTAAAATTCAAGGGGCAAATTGGTTTATCGTACCTATAAAAGGCGTGCATTGGTTAGAAAAAGGCGAAACCTTAGGGCAGGTAGCCGAAAAATATTACCAAAACGATTACGATTCAAGTCTAATTAAAAGGTTTAACAAACAAATTACTGCACCCCAATTTATCGCCCTTCCCTTCGATACGGAATAAAAATAGGCGCGTAAATTATTTTATACTTTCCATATTCAAATTTATACAAAATGAAGAAAAACTTGCTTTTTTATTGCCATCTATTCTTACTTGGTCTTCTCGCTGCCTGTTCCGCTCCTGCACCCGAAAACAAGCAAGCAGAAACCTTTTCAGACGCTTCGCCTCGCCTCAAAGATGAGTATTTGGTGCGCGGTACGATTGCAGGATTTGAAGGAAAGCACAAACTACTTTTTTCCGATATTAGTGGTGAAAATATCATGCCGCTTTTTGAAGTGCCAATAGATGAAAAAGGCGATTTTATTTTTAGAGCAAAAATTGACGCGCCTTTGCCCTTTATGTTGACACTTTTAGACAAAAATGAGGAAATTTTTGACCCTCAAAACAACCTACTCCTTTTTTTAGAACGTGCTGAAATCCAAATTACGGCTTCGGCGACGGCTTTTGCAAAGGCGCAAGTTGTGGGTTCGCAAAGCCATCAGGTCTTCGATGCCTATCGCAAAAGCACACAAATAGAAGGCTTAGATATTCCCAGCCTCACCCAAGAGATGATGAAGGCAAAGGAAGTTGGCGATAGTGCTAAAATAGTGCTTTTAGAAAATCAATATGAAAAATATTGGCAAAACTATGTAAGGGCAAACAAAGCCTTTGCGCAGCGTTATCCCGAATCGCCCGTAACGGCTTATGTGGCTGCAACCGAAATGCTCGATACGATGTATGTAGCAGAATTAGAGCAAATTGTGATGAAAAATAATAGCATTTGGGTAAAGTCTATCAAAAACTATCTAAACAACAAAGATAGGTACTAATTTTAGTAAAATTTTATTTTTTTATGATACAAAAGAAAAAAAATCGCTTTCAAATAAGACTTGCTTTTTGGGGGCTTCTTGCCCTTCCTTTATTTTTTTCTAATTTTTCTTGTGTTCCTACCTATTATCTATCTGATAATCAACGGTTTTTATACAATCAAAAAATAGAGGGCAACCAAAATATTCCTACCGAAGATTTGGAAGGTTTTTATCGCCAAAGGACAAACAGGCGAATTTTATACTTGCCCATTATGCCCTATTTGTATGCCTATGTGATAGGGGAGCAGGCGTATCGTGAAAAAGATTCCGTAGAATTTACACAAAAATTAGAACTTTTAAGGAAAGAATATGAACAAAAAATGTTGGCGCAAATAGGCGACTCGGAAAAAGCACAGAAAAAACGGCAGAAAATTAAGAAACGCTATTCCAAAAAAATAGAGCGTGCCGAGCGTTACACGCGCGAAGGGAATTGGCTCATGCGCACTATCGGCGAAAAGCCTGTTATTTATGATAGTCTTTTGGCAAAACAAACCGCCGACCAGCTCCATTTGGCTCTCAAACAGCGCGGTTATTTTCATAATCAAGTGCAAATAAAGGTACAAAATGCAAAGTTTAATGACAAATTGGCGCAAGTTACCTACCAAATTCAAGAAGGCGAGCCTTATCGAGTTCGTCAAATCAAGTACCAAATTGCGGATACGGCAATGCTACAATTAGTCTTGTCGGATACGCTCAATCGCCGTTTTCGTGCAGGAAGGCGTTACAACGAAAGCCACCTATCTGCCGAGCGCGACCGTTTGCATGCGTTTATGTTGGATAATGGATATTTTAACTTTTCAAAACAATATATTCATTTCAATATAGATACACTTATCCAAACGCCTTATCGTTTAGATATTGAAATTGTGATTTCAAACCCTATGGGCAAAGAAGCGCATCAGGTTTATTACGTCGATAGCGTGCAGGTCTGGATAGATGTAACCAATTCGCGACGGCGTAGTTTGGCAAAACAAACAGAATACGGAGATATTACTTACTATGAATATGACAAAAAATATTCTAAAAAAGTATTAGATAGTAAAATTCTTATCAAAAACCAAGCGCGTTTCAATCAAAGTCAGGAAAATAGCACCCTTCGCTCACTTTCCTTTCTCAATATGTTTAGCGTGGTCAATATCAGGCACGATACCTTAGATGGCAAATTTATCACCCATATTTACGCAAATCCTTTAAAAAAATATAACATTTCTTTGGAAGGGGGAATCGGCGTAAATGTCAATCAAATCTTGCCCGGTCCTTTTTTCTCTACCTCCTTTCAAAATCGCAACCTCTTTCGCGGTTGTGAGATTTTAGAAATTTCGGCACGCGGCGCGATTGAATACCAGTCGGCTTTGAACACCGCAGGCACGAACACGAATTTCAGTCAAGCCCTTCGCACAGAACAGCTAAACCTCAATTTTTCACTACTTTTTCCGCAATTTGTCGCGCCCTTCCTGACGCGAAGCTATAAAAAAAGACTTAGCCAATTCAACCCACGAACACGCCTGCAAACAGGGGTAGCCTATACAAATCGCCCTGAATATGAACGTGTTAGCCTCGATTTTTCATGGGACTATAATTGGTACAACAATAAATTTACAACCTATCAAATTGATTTGTTCGACCTAAACTTCATCAATACCTCGCGCTTGGATAGCACCTTTCGCCAAAATTTGGAAGAGCTGGCTGCCAGAGGGAATAATTTACTTCTTAGTTTTGGAAAAAGTGCAATTAGTAGTTTAGGAGGGCAATATACCTATAACACCAACTTACAAGACTTCAATGGTAGGCGCGTTCAAACGGCTCACTATTGGCAACAACGGTTAGAAATAGGTACTACTTTTTTAAACATTATACAAAGAAACTTAGGCGGAATTGGCGGTGTGCTATTAGGCGACTCGATTCAATCTTTTCAATTTACGCGCCTTGATAATGACTTTCGTTATTACAAATCTTTAAATCGGAATACGAAATTAGCCCTTCGCCTGCATGCAGGTGCGGCTTTTCCTCTCGGCAGGGTGGGCGTGTTGCCTTATGAGCGTTATTTTTTCGCAGGCGGGGGCAATAGCCTTCGTGCTTGGCAACAGCGTCGTTTAGGACCAGGCTCTTATACGCCACCGCTGCTATCTGACGGCTCTTTTGACTACCGTTTCGAGCAGCCGGGCGAGCTAATTTTAGAGGGCAGCATCGAGCTTCGCCAAAAGCTTTTTGGTTTCGTAGAGGGCGCAATTTTTATAGATGCAGGCAATGTATGGATGCTCACACAAGATTCGCGGCAGGGTTCGGAATTTAATGTCAATCGTTTTTGGAAAGAATTTGCCGTAGGTACAGGTTTTGGTATGCGCTTTGATTTCACTTTTCTTATCATTAGGGCAGATATTGGCATTAGAATTATTGACCCTGCGCTGCCCGAAGGAAACCGTTTTGTGGGCGATAGACTTTGGCGATATCCCTTGCGCGAGTCGTCTTTGAATGTGGCAATCGGCTATCCTTTCTAACTTTTAACACCTTTTGATATGAAATATTTTTTTTGTAAGTTTATTTTTTTGTTTTTGATAGTAGGATACTTTGATAGGCTTCCCGCTCAAACTTTAAATATTGCCAAAAAATATCTGCAATCAGATTCTATCAAATGGGCAACCAATATCACTTTGGGCGGCACTTTGCTTCAACAGGGAGCGCGAAGTTTGAGCCTTTCCAATTCGTTCAACTTGGTGCATTTTGGAGCAAAAAACCAGACCCAACTCATTGCCCAACTTAATAGAGGCAGAGCCGAAAAAAAGGACTTTATTCACAACGGTTTTATTCACCTTAGATATACTTTAAGACACAGAAAAAAACTAAGTTATGAACTTTTTTCACAAGCCCAATACGACCATATTCGCCGCCTTTCGGCGCGGTATGTGGCAGGCACTAAGCTGCGCTATCACCTCAAACGCTCTACCAAGTTAGATTTAGCACTTGCTTCGGGTATGATGTATGAGTCGGAAAATTG
The nucleotide sequence above comes from Hugenholtzia roseola DSM 9546. Encoded proteins:
- a CDS encoding DUF481 domain-containing protein; translated protein: MKYFFCKFIFLFLIVGYFDRLPAQTLNIAKKYLQSDSIKWATNITLGGTLLQQGARSLSLSNSFNLVHFGAKNQTQLIAQLNRGRAEKKDFIHNGFIHLRYTLRHRKKLSYELFSQAQYDHIRRLSARYVAGTKLRYHLKRSTKLDLALASGMMYESENWLLLTDSVLNLQTINSYKSSSYIHFHTELSPTLDWIAIIYYQARWDNFFKPRVLLDSFLVLKITKKLSINLNVDLWHDANPIVANDRWIYELTYGLGLTF
- a CDS encoding BamA/TamA family outer membrane protein; the encoded protein is MIQKKKNRFQIRLAFWGLLALPLFFSNFSCVPTYYLSDNQRFLYNQKIEGNQNIPTEDLEGFYRQRTNRRILYLPIMPYLYAYVIGEQAYREKDSVEFTQKLELLRKEYEQKMLAQIGDSEKAQKKRQKIKKRYSKKIERAERYTREGNWLMRTIGEKPVIYDSLLAKQTADQLHLALKQRGYFHNQVQIKVQNAKFNDKLAQVTYQIQEGEPYRVRQIKYQIADTAMLQLVLSDTLNRRFRAGRRYNESHLSAERDRLHAFMLDNGYFNFSKQYIHFNIDTLIQTPYRLDIEIVISNPMGKEAHQVYYVDSVQVWIDVTNSRRRSLAKQTEYGDITYYEYDKKYSKKVLDSKILIKNQARFNQSQENSTLRSLSFLNMFSVVNIRHDTLDGKFITHIYANPLKKYNISLEGGIGVNVNQILPGPFFSTSFQNRNLFRGCEILEISARGAIEYQSALNTAGTNTNFSQALRTEQLNLNFSLLFPQFVAPFLTRSYKKRLSQFNPRTRLQTGVAYTNRPEYERVSLDFSWDYNWYNNKFTTYQIDLFDLNFINTSRLDSTFRQNLEELAARGNNLLLSFGKSAISSLGGQYTYNTNLQDFNGRRVQTAHYWQQRLEIGTTFLNIIQRNLGGIGGVLLGDSIQSFQFTRLDNDFRYYKSLNRNTKLALRLHAGAAFPLGRVGVLPYERYFFAGGGNSLRAWQQRRLGPGSYTPPLLSDGSFDYRFEQPGELILEGSIELRQKLFGFVEGAIFIDAGNVWMLTQDSRQGSEFNVNRFWKEFAVGTGFGMRFDFTFLIIRADIGIRIIDPALPEGNRFVGDRLWRYPLRESSLNVAIGYPF
- a CDS encoding DUF4369 domain-containing protein, giving the protein MKKNLLFYCHLFLLGLLAACSAPAPENKQAETFSDASPRLKDEYLVRGTIAGFEGKHKLLFSDISGENIMPLFEVPIDEKGDFIFRAKIDAPLPFMLTLLDKNEEIFDPQNNLLLFLERAEIQITASATAFAKAQVVGSQSHQVFDAYRKSTQIEGLDIPSLTQEMMKAKEVGDSAKIVLLENQYEKYWQNYVRANKAFAQRYPESPVTAYVAATEMLDTMYVAELEQIVMKNNSIWVKSIKNYLNNKDRY
- a CDS encoding PP2C family protein-serine/threonine phosphatase, yielding MTSAFMAEMATHAGKTRSENQDALDLYEQPLGRFAFLCDGMGGHQAGAKAAQIAIQSLRFYFDAFLKGKKNTAWADLPLKKALQEAFETAQAALVAQVAGQPQWAGMGTTAVVLLLAEKVAYCAHVGDSRLYVFKNQTLSRLTKDHSVVQSLLDQKRLSPQQALQHPQRSVLTRVLGGEDYQPDIQNLSPLLQSMQQGDMFLLCSDGLTNELSDSEIETVLLNFNLDLKTKAEYLLAAANRKGGHDNISLILLEKVTA